The following are encoded together in the Populus trichocarpa isolate Nisqually-1 chromosome 5, P.trichocarpa_v4.1, whole genome shotgun sequence genome:
- the LOC7469223 gene encoding protein ROH1, with amino-acid sequence MPATDYQSSSASLRHSILGLRRDQVHSMDSPQTTSTLELELDAFQKQVTDRFLDLSAVGPDRLLSLAWIRKLLDSFLCCQEEFRVILFNNKSLVHRPPLDRLVQEFFERTVKALDVCNAIRDGIEQIREWKKLLEIVLCALDDQRLFGEGQFRRAKKALIDLSISMLDEKDSTASTLAQRNRSFGRQQASSRDQHHRNLGHFRSLSWSVSRSWSAARQLQAIGNNLVVPRGNEVVATNGIAVAVYSMNTILLFVMWALVAAIPCQDRGLQVHFSIPKQFPWAQSVLSLHERILEESRKRDRRNACGLLRELYQMDKCTRVMSELTDWAQFPLTEEKEGEVRQKVMELANVCEVLKEGLDPLERQVREVFHRIVRSRTEGLDSLGRPNHE; translated from the coding sequence TCCTCAAACTACCTCAACTCTGGAGCTCGAACTCGATGCCTTTCAGAAACAAGTTACCGACCGATTTCTTGATTTATCAGCGGTCGGACCTGATCGTTTGCTTTCTTTAGCTTGGATCCGGAAACTTCTCGATTCTTTCCTCTGTTGTCAGGAGGAGTTTCGAGTGATTTTGTTCAATAACAAGTCGTTGGTCCATAGACCGCCGCTGGACCGGTTAGTTCAGGAGTTTTTTGAACGGACTGTCAAGGCTTTGGATGTTTGTAACGCGATTCGTGATGGAATTGAGCAGATCAGAGAGTGGAAGAAGCTTTTGGAGATTGTTTTGTGTGCTTTGGATGATCAAAGATTGTTTGGTGAAGGTCAGTTTCGTCGTGCTAAAAAAGCTTTGATTGATTTGTCAATTTCTATGTTGGACGAGAAGGATTCGACTGCATCTACTTTGGCTCAAAGAAATCGGTCTTTTGGAAGACAACAAGCTTCGTCCAGAGATCAGCATCATAGGAATCTTGGGCATTTTAGATCGTTGTCGTGGAGCGTGTCGCGGTCGTGGTCTGCAGCCAGGCAGCTACAGGCAATTGGGAATAATTTGGTTGTGCCACGAGGAAATGAAGTTGTGGCCACTAATGGAATTGCGGTGGCTGTTTATTCTATGAACACGATTTTGCTTTTTGTAATGTGGGCACTTGTGGCTGCGATTCCGTGCCAGGACAGAGGATTGCAAGTGCATTTTTCCATTCCTAAGCAGTTCCCGTGGGCTCAATCGGTCTTGTCGTTGCACGAGAGGATCTTGGAGGAGTCGCGGAAAAGGGATAGGAGGAATGCTTGTGGGTTGTTGAGAGAGCTTTACCAGATGGATAAGTGTACGAGGGTTATGAGCGAATTGACGGATTGGGCCCAGTTTCCATTAACAGAGGAAAAAGAAGGAGAGGTGAGGCAAAAAGTGATGGAATTGGCAAATGTTTGTGAGGTTTTAAAGGAGGGTTTGGATCCCTTGGAAAGACAAGTGAGAGAGGTGTTTCATAGGATTGTTCGCAGCCGGACTGAAGGGCTTGATTCTTTGGGAAGGCCTAATCACGAGTAA